One Paraburkholderia kururiensis DNA window includes the following coding sequences:
- the rpsF gene encoding 30S ribosomal protein S6, translating into MRHYEIVFIVHPDQSEQVPAMIERYKSMVTSHSGQVHRIEDWGRRQLAYMIEKLAKAHYVCMNIECDQPTLDELEHAFKFNDAVLRHLIVKMKKAETGPSPMMKEVQREEARKAAAQPSEAQA; encoded by the coding sequence ATGCGTCATTACGAAATCGTCTTCATCGTGCACCCGGACCAGAGCGAACAGGTGCCCGCGATGATCGAGCGGTACAAGTCCATGGTCACGTCGCACAGCGGCCAGGTCCATCGTATCGAAGACTGGGGCCGTCGCCAGCTGGCCTACATGATCGAGAAACTCGCGAAGGCTCACTACGTCTGCATGAACATCGAATGCGACCAGCCCACGCTGGACGAGCTGGAACACGCGTTCAAGTTCAACGACGCCGTGCTGCGCCACCTCATCGTCAAGATGAAGAAGGCTGAAACCGGCCCGTCGCCGATGATGAAGGAAGTGCAGCGCGAAGAAGCCCGCAAGGCGGCTGCCCAGCCTTCCGAAGCGCAGGCTTAA
- a CDS encoding zf-HC2 domain-containing protein, with amino-acid sequence MECKEARLLLDADFDRELPALEALRVQQHVDGCAACREARAALAVLAGTVRHSGRYYRAPEALRARIVATLPAEVPVLTHSPVSGAAAGGDAQQEPDERRDRRLAPDVRKADDTGGGGEADYMGPGAASAGNGTGHGNGAGAAVAGGVSNGARARPRGPLSWLADAFRPSGASGARAGHGGWGGRAGWSSGGGAVAMFRGGLFAGVGLLLVAAVATAVLLVRRPAGSGPFVDELVASHVRAELSGRDIDVVSTDQHTVKPWFNGRLDYAPPVEDLAASGFALTGGRLDYVAHRRVAVLIYRYRKHVIDVYVLPTADAAKRGERAPLATQSDGYAVRRWQAAGMTWWAVSDAESSVLDGFQAALAARLGGGA; translated from the coding sequence ATGGAATGTAAGGAAGCGCGTCTGCTGCTCGATGCGGATTTCGATCGCGAACTGCCGGCGCTCGAAGCGCTGCGTGTGCAGCAACACGTCGACGGTTGCGCCGCATGCCGCGAAGCGCGCGCTGCACTCGCGGTACTGGCCGGTACGGTGCGGCACAGCGGGCGCTACTACCGGGCGCCCGAGGCGCTGAGGGCGCGCATCGTCGCGACGCTGCCTGCGGAGGTGCCCGTGCTGACGCACTCCCCGGTCTCCGGCGCTGCGGCAGGAGGGGACGCGCAGCAGGAGCCGGATGAGAGGCGGGACCGGCGGCTCGCACCGGACGTGCGGAAGGCCGACGATACGGGCGGCGGCGGGGAGGCCGACTACATGGGACCCGGCGCCGCGAGCGCAGGCAACGGCACGGGCCATGGCAACGGCGCGGGTGCGGCCGTGGCGGGTGGCGTGAGCAATGGTGCGCGTGCGCGTCCTCGTGGGCCATTGTCGTGGCTGGCGGACGCTTTCCGGCCCTCCGGCGCGTCAGGTGCGCGTGCCGGGCACGGCGGCTGGGGCGGTAGGGCAGGCTGGTCGAGCGGCGGGGGCGCAGTGGCAATGTTCCGCGGGGGCCTGTTCGCCGGCGTGGGGCTCCTGCTCGTGGCAGCGGTTGCGACAGCCGTGCTGCTGGTGCGCAGGCCGGCCGGGAGCGGCCCGTTCGTCGACGAACTCGTCGCGAGCCACGTGCGGGCGGAGCTTTCCGGACGCGACATCGACGTCGTCTCCACCGACCAGCACACCGTCAAGCCCTGGTTCAACGGGCGGCTCGACTACGCGCCGCCGGTGGAAGACCTCGCGGCGAGCGGCTTCGCGCTGACGGGCGGCCGGCTCGACTACGTGGCGCATCGGCGCGTCGCCGTGCTGATCTATCGCTACCGCAAGCACGTGATCGACGTCTATGTGCTGCCCACGGCCGATGCGGCGAAGCGTGGCGAGCGCGCGCCGCTCGCCACGCAGTCGGACGGCTATGCCGTACGCCGCTGGCAGGCGGCCGGCATGACCTGGTGGGCGGTGAGCGATGCCGAATCGTCCGTGCTGGACGGCTTCCAGGCAGCGCTGGCGGCGCGGCTGGGCGGCGGCGCGTGA
- a CDS encoding RNA polymerase sigma factor has protein sequence MRFQQLALPHLDAAYNLARWLCGNPSDAEDVVQEACVRAFRFFDTFHGDSARPWLLTIVRRTWYTEWRRRANAHEVAPFDDNDGNDGEIALDGWSVGGLDPEALLIREEDARRVHEALEQLPPEFREVLVLREMEDLSYREIAVIADLPVGTVMSRLARARRKLAALLGGAPGRPPQAKQEPQTGGLAGRPPRPGGDAARRARPDNSASEAFDGM, from the coding sequence CTGCGCTTCCAGCAACTCGCGCTGCCGCATCTGGATGCGGCCTACAACCTCGCGCGCTGGCTCTGCGGCAACCCGAGCGATGCAGAAGACGTCGTCCAGGAAGCCTGCGTGCGTGCGTTCCGCTTCTTCGACACCTTTCATGGCGACAGCGCCAGGCCGTGGCTGCTCACCATCGTGCGGCGCACCTGGTACACCGAGTGGCGGCGCCGCGCCAACGCGCACGAAGTCGCGCCCTTCGACGACAACGACGGTAACGACGGCGAGATTGCGCTCGACGGATGGAGCGTGGGCGGTCTCGATCCCGAGGCGCTGCTGATTCGGGAGGAAGACGCGCGGCGCGTGCACGAAGCCCTCGAACAGTTGCCACCCGAATTTCGCGAAGTACTGGTGCTGCGCGAAATGGAGGATCTGAGCTACCGCGAGATCGCGGTCATTGCCGATCTGCCGGTCGGCACCGTGATGTCGCGCCTCGCGCGCGCTCGCCGCAAGCTTGCCGCGCTGCTCGGCGGCGCGCCGGGACGGCCGCCGCAGGCGAAGCAGGAGCCGCAGACAGGCGGTCTTGCGGGCCGGCCGCCTCGTCCGGGCGGCGACGCCGCGCGCCGCGCCCGTCCTGACAACTCTGCATCGGAGGCCTTCGATGGAATGTAA